The window AGACAACTATTAATGAACTGTGCCACAGAGGTCTTGTCCTGCGGTTTCCGCGTCGTTCCAAACCGGCTTTTTACCGGTAGTACTCGGTGGGCGAGCGAACTCACCTGCCGTGCAAAAGTCGTTTCTGCATTGGAACTTCCGATCTGTCCCTGGGGTTGCGCACCGTTGCTAGCCCTGGGTCTCCCGGAAAGATCGTGAAATATGGCACAAGGGCCGCCGCATCGACAAGCCCCCGAGCGGGCATTTTTGAGTAGAAATTAATGACGGCCCTGCGCCCTCTGCCGGAATATCGAGGCTGACCTCTACTTTTTGAAGTAGCTGCTCGGGGCCGACATTTGCCGAAGTTACGGCCTATTCAACACATTTGGGCAAGTCCGTTCAGCGAACGATTTCCGCTCCCAAGTCGCCGCTTTACGGCATGTTACATTCTCGTGATTGATTGCCGCTGCCGCGATCCCCTACCATTGGCTGCAGGAAACGCCTTTTTTCGCCAGAGAAGGAGCCGCTCATGATTTCGCGTCGTTGCTGGTTGGGCCAGATTTCGTTCGTGCTCGGTGGCTGTGCGGCGAGCGGTTGGAGTAGCACGCTCGAAGCCGCCTCGCAAACTGCACCCGCAGGGAAGTTCGATTGGCCGCAGTTCCTAGGCCCGCGGCGAAACGGCATCTCGGCCGAGACCGGCCTGCTCGACAAATGGCCCACTGGTGGCCCCCGCGAAGTTTGGCGAAAACCGGGCGGCGTGGGAATGTCTGGCTTGGCCATCAGTCGCGGACGCGTGATCACGATGATCGAGCGTGGCGGTCAGCAGCAAGTTGCCGCCCTCTCTGCCGATCAAGGCACCGAGCAATGGCTTTGCCCGATTGCTCCCGCCTACAAAAATCAGATGGGAAACGGCACGCGGGCCACGCCGACGATTGCCGGTGAGCGAGTGTTTGTGTTTTCGGGCGAAGGAATTCTCGCTGCCGTCAACCTCGCCGACGGCAAGCTGCTATGGTCGAAGAACCTGCTGAGCGAACTGAACACCCCGCAAGCCGATTATGGAATGGCGTGCTCGCCGCTGGTGGTCGACGATCAAGTGATTGTTTCGGTCGGCGCGACGAACGGCTCGGTCGCGGCGTTCGACGTCGGCTCGGGCAAGCTGATTTGGAAAACCGGCAGCGATCCTGCCGGCTATTCCTCGCCGACCGTGCTGAGCATCGGCGGCCGCGAGCAGATCGTGGCTTTCACGGGAGGCGCGGTGATGGGCTTGGCGACCGGCAGCGGCGCTTCGCTCTGGCGGTTTCCCTATGAGACCGATTTCGGCTGCAACATCGCCAGCCCGATTGCCTGGAAAGACAAGGTCTTCGTCTCCTCCGGCGAAAATCACGGCTGCGTGCTGCTCGATTTGAAAAAGACCAGCGACGGCCTCGAAGCCAGCGAAGTCTGGTCGTCGCAGGGCCCCAAAAGCGTGCTGCGGAACGAATGGCAAACAGCGATCCTGCTCGACAATCACCTGTACGGCTTCGATAACGTCGGCGGCGCCGGGCCGATCTCGCATCTCACCTGCATCAGCGCCGAAACCGGCCAAGTCGCCTGGCAACAACCTCGCTTCGGCAAGGGAAACATGATCGCCGCCGATGGCAAGCTGCTGATCTCGACGATGAAAGGCGAATTCATCATCGCTCGCGCATCGCCAAAAGCCTACGAGGAAATCGGTCGCGCCACAGTCC is drawn from Anatilimnocola floriformis and contains these coding sequences:
- a CDS encoding PQQ-binding-like beta-propeller repeat protein encodes the protein MISRRCWLGQISFVLGGCAASGWSSTLEAASQTAPAGKFDWPQFLGPRRNGISAETGLLDKWPTGGPREVWRKPGGVGMSGLAISRGRVITMIERGGQQQVAALSADQGTEQWLCPIAPAYKNQMGNGTRATPTIAGERVFVFSGEGILAAVNLADGKLLWSKNLLSELNTPQADYGMACSPLVVDDQVIVSVGATNGSVAAFDVGSGKLIWKTGSDPAGYSSPTVLSIGGREQIVAFTGGAVMGLATGSGASLWRFPYETDFGCNIASPIAWKDKVFVSSGENHGCVLLDLKKTSDGLEASEVWSSQGPKSVLRNEWQTAILLDNHLYGFDNVGGAGPISHLTCISAETGQVAWQQPRFGKGNMIAADGKLLISTMKGEFIIARASPKAYEEIGRATVLSGATRQAPSLANGLLYLRDDKEIVCLKVKN